From Triticum aestivum cultivar Chinese Spring chromosome 7B, IWGSC CS RefSeq v2.1, whole genome shotgun sequence:
tctttgatattgcttattgaAAAATAActaacaactaatttctattgacagcttatctccattcaaccaaacatgtccggcgcttggtagacaggacctactactgtcccgacgctgaactaaactgcgaggagataagtcattatgtttcgtggcttgaggatcttcatactgtgaagacaaattttcttcctgcacttagaaatgttagtactcaaaacgtgcgatcaatagtgatggtattgaactacggtcacatctatttaggaatgatggtaagatatttactatttgtcctcagtgcatattttgcatacatattttttttgctaaacttttcattgctaagtatattaattaagtactatacggtGTTCTTCAACTGGGattcccgatgacagttgtgcctcaggggatcgagactaaaggtcagatgtcaattgttagcttacggccaagatatcctgcattgcacattaatgcattcaagatttctagaagcgatgaatgcttaatagtgaaagattggaggaaaattgttaatgatcgcagagaagtactagggggcagcaatgagaagcgcagcccacgattaggtgacaggttcatcggcatgctccagtatgatcaatcatgagagctatacatgttctatgctattttaccagagagagagtagctagcaggagtgatttagctagttcttcatgctgctcttaattagtacttgtcctttcatgtccgtgttcttcgttctgaacttaagtgatttgcttttgtggtgttatatatgaacacttataatatcatgacaatcatgttgaactcgatgattggttctactagaaattctatttatatatatatatatatatatatatatatNNNNNNNNNNNNNNNNNNNNNNNNNNNNNNNNNNNNNNNNNNNNNNNNNNNNNNNNNNNNNNNNNNNNNNNNNNNNNNNNNNNNNNNNNNNNNNNNNNNNNNNNNNNNNNNNNNNNNNNNNNNNNNNNNNNNNNNNNNNNNNNNNNNNNNNNNNNNNNNNNNNNNNNNNNNNNNNNNNNNNNNNNNNNNNNNNNNNNNNNNNNNNNNNNNNNNNNNNNNNNNNNNNNNNNNNNNNNNNNNNNNNNNNNNNNNNNNNNNNNNNNNNNNNNNNNNNNNNNNNNNNNNNNNNNNNgtatcgtaaaataccagcaaacgaaaaagaattaaaatgaaaacacaaaattaaatgaaaaagaaatcataaaactaaaagcccccaaaccttatagtaccggttggtcttaccaaccggtactaaagggctccaggcccctggagctggatCGTGCCACATGGTTtccctttagcactggttcgtgctgaaccggtactaaagggggggggggggctttagtgcccacactttagtgccggttatggaaccggcactaaagggccttatgaaccggtgctatcgcccggttctgcactagtgcatatGAACCCGGCTCCACCATATGTTGCCGATAGATTTGTCCACGGCCTCGCGCCTGGGATTGAAATCGTGTCGATGATTACAGGAGTGTTGACAGTGGCAATCATAGACCCACGTCAGCAAGAAAATTTGCAGAGAGAGTGTGGTTAGCCGGACCATATACCACGCAAAGCTCCCATCTACCCTGTGATGCCTTGGTGAGGATATAAGCACCGAGGAAAGTAATATTTGAAGACCAAGCAGCGACCTCAAACCGGTCTTTGTCGATACCTATCAGCAGGCCTCCAGAGTGGCTGACTGCCGGCACCCATTGCCAGTGTAATTTCTCTGAAATAATCTTTGGATTTGAGATCAACGAAATTGAAATAAGCTTTGATAGTTTCCTGGAGAACAACACAATCGATCCTTTCACGGGACAGAGCTACAGCCGCTTTACGGCTAAACGTTTCCGCCAGCGCAGCTTTAGTCAGTTCTCTAGCTCGGATCATATTTATATAATTCCTCTATCATCCCTCCATCCCCGCGAATAACTACTACGCTATCCTTGATAGTCGTTTATTTGAGTGTTATCGAAGGAAGGAACGTAAAAAAGAGTACTCAACAAAAGGGTTATATGGTTTCTCCCATTTCTTTTTTGCTCTAAGGTGTTCAGCCTTCTTCAGCGCCGAAATGCCCTGCTTGTTTCCCCCCCAAGAGATGCAACGACTGGGATCTGCGGACATTGCCTTGGAACGCTTGCCCTTGGGAAACTCATTAGAGGCCACCAGTGCCTCTTTCAGCTTGTCAGTCACTACTACAGAAAGGGGCTATGAAAACACACCTATCGCGCACCCTTTGACCGAACTATGTGTTGTGCAAGATCAGGCATAGTTCGAGAAAAAACAGTATGTGTGATGTCGTAATATCACACACAATTCAATAACACAACTATGCAACAATTTTTATAAAAGATGTGTGCGCGATGTGGCAGAGCCCTCCCTCTGTGCAAGAAGACAGCATGGTACATCATGAGAGCGGATCACATGGGAACGAAGGAGTGGTACCCAGTAGAGAGGTGACATGCTCAGAAGATTGCTTTATTTCTTTTCAGGTGTGGTTGGAGCGTGGTGGTTTAGTTTAGGTCAAAATAAGATCCAACTGCTCTTGTTTATCAGTTAACTGATGATGCACTTAATTATAGTTCATGCATTCCTTTTTTTCCCGTGGATTTTGTAGCATACTCGACATATGATTTTTTTATCTTCAAACTTTGATGTTAAGTCCTGGAATCAACCTCCTATTTGTCTGATAAATCTTGATCAGTAAAGAAGCAATCTATACCGAAGATAATTGAAAAAATAGTGCCCCTAGTGTTTTGGTACATTGAAATGTTTGATCATATACACATATACCCAAATGAAATACCAGAAAATAAATGATACATTTGAATGTGTGAGTCTGTTCAAGACAATCGTGGCAGATACTTGCGAGGAGATTCTCACCACTGGTTTCACAAAGTGATACAAGATTCTGCTACAACAAAGTGACCCAATATATATCTTCTATTCATCATATAGGGCGCAGTAGTTAGGAAAGAGAGTAAACAGAAAATAAATATCAGTTTCAGACCAGAGTGGCATGTGATATTTCACTGCTGCTCAGTTTACTTCCGGTGAAAACATGTAGTCCATCGGCACAATGAAGGATCACAAGTAGAAATTGAAATAGTAGGCTTGACATAATTACTAGCTTAATAGGTAGAGTGCATTAGCTTAAATGACTGAATGTAAAGAAACCATTCAAGGGTAACTAAGAGCACCTATATATAGCTAAGCTACACTACCAAAAGAACACATCAGATGATAGACAATCAAAGCAACCATGCAAAGTCTTGAGACCAGATAATAGAGTTGGTCAGCATGGGAAAGGATGTTCTTGTTGATGCGCACCATGATCCACAGATGTAAGGATGAGTATCACGTCGACGAGCAACTCTGGCTGTTGTGCATTAACCTTGCAGAAGATACAAAATGATACTCCAGTCACCATCGCTACTAGAAAATGTGGAGTAGTTGTTATATGTGTTAAGAATGTTGCCACTGAAAATAAAACACAATATGCTAATTAAAAGCAGAAAAAAAAACCAGTGGCCAATGAAATTCAGACGAGACAACTAACATGATGCAGAGTTTAACTGAACTAATAATTTGCGTCAAACCCCAAGGCATATAAATTCAGATAGGACAACTTTGGCTAACCTAGAAACTCGAATATCACTGCAAAACAGAAGGGTACGATCTCAGCAGAGAAGATTGCAAAATGCAAAAGGGTAAATTAGGTAAGGAAAACCACGTAAAAATATTAAATTGCGTTTATTATCCACTCCCCCATTTGGTTTATATTCCCATGAAAATGTGAGGGATGAGCACAAAAATCGGGAATATAGCACGTTTAGTTAGATAATGGTTGGGATACATGTACATGCACAACTAAACTCTATGACTATGCAGCAGTGCTCATGCTAATAATGCATGCCAAACATATACTCACCAGAATTATGGTAAACATTGCACTGCATAGAAGAATACGCCTTAAAGATGTTCTATATCTTTGCGGATTCATCGTTACTTGGTGAGGTCTCCTCTGACAACATCATTGTCGTCTTTTTAAGCATCGGCGCACATTGGGATATCAGTTTCAAGAAATCAATCTCCTGACCATATCCCTGAAACCCGTTGATCTCCACTTCCTCAAGAGCAGACAAGGAGATAGTTTTAGATCTCCAGTTCCAAGGCTCACAAAAACAATCAAATGGGCATTCTTCTTTCACCTAAAACCAAATATTATTACACTGGTGAACTACTACACATTGTATTATTAAGGTATATATAACTAAAGCAGCGAGTTACCGTTGATCTCTCTAGGACGACCTTAAGCCTGCGTATGGAACCACAAATTCGAACCATCTTAAGGAGATGAAACACGAGTGCTCCAAAAGCATGTCCATTTGTTGTGAGATGTAGTTCCAAAACAGAAAACCCGGCAATCATGTGCTTCTCTATCTCCTCTGCAAAGGTGTGCTCTTCGGTCCCTAAAATACTCGAGGTCTGGAAAAGCAATTTGACGGGATACATATCATTCACAGATTTAGTTTAGTCGAAGCTTTGCAGTAAATTGAGAGGGGAGAAGAGACGCACGGCGTGGGCACAAATCTGCAGTGTAGGGACATGTCCTTGTGTCTCTCCCATCTGTAGTGTCACCTGCTCTAGCCGCCAAAGACCAAACACAATAGACGGCTTGGAGTACCTGCAGTCCCATGAGACCTTCTCCACCATTGGTGCCAAGACGGAGATGCTGGCACCAGAGGAGAAAAAGGACATGGTCAATTGCTTGAGCATGGGGGCGACGATGTTGATGCCGTGCATCCGTTGGTACAGGCGGAAGATGGAGAGCTCGTGCAGCGACGCCGAGATGACCCTCAGCTCGCCCTCACTGAAAACTCTGCGCAGCCGGAGCGCGTGCAAGCGTGGGCAGCAGGATAGCCAGGGGTCGAGATCTGGCAGCCTGCCCGACAGAGACAGCGTCTCGAGCGCCAGGAAGTCGACGCCGTCGGGGACACGGAGGAAGAGGAAAAAGTTGACCAGGACGATGGAGGTGGTGCGGGGGAAGCAAGGCATGTCGACGACGAGGGAACGATCGGTTAAGTCCCACGGGAAGCGGAAGACGAACTCCTCCGGTGCGAGCTGCGCGGCAGCGCGCAGCAGCGAGTTGAAACCGAGGCCGCCGACGTTGGTTTCGGTGCCCGGCCGGTGCACATCGGGGACGCGGATTTCCAGGAGGGAAACCGCGGGAGGGTCGACGACGCGACCGAGCGCCGCTTCGAGCGAGGGGAAGGTAATGTCGCGGAAGACGATCTCGTGGAGGCGGGTCCAGAGGCCGCCGCTGCCGCTCCAGCGGCGTGAGAGGACGCTGGTGCGCACGGCTGCGGCGATGGATCGGAGGCGGGCGAGGATGAGGAGGAGCAGGTCGTCTGGGAGGGTGCTGATGCGGTCCTCAGTCGGGGAGGAGGAACGGAGGCGACGACGCCCCGATCTCGACTCCATCGAAGCTCAAAAACCCTACGTTCGTTCGTTCCCCTCCCAGGTTGCTAATTACGTAAGCTGCAGCCAATTACGTATAGTAAGACCAATTGACCATGATGGGCCTTCGCAGGAAAAACATTGCCATCGATGGTTCGGTCAGGTTGGGACACTGAAGCAACGGATCGtctctaagagcaactctagtCGGTTCCTAAAACCACGAGTAAGAAATTCGGTTTATACTCCTCTAAACCGGAACTAGCCGATCCCCTATAACTGTTAGGTGAGTATAAATTGAGCAATGCTACATACACGGGCACTTTAGGGGCGTTTTACAGGGCTAGGCTGAGGTGGGTTTCGTTATATTGGGCATTaggggacgcccccccccccctccgaaaATCAGGGGGGTCGAGAATTAGTGAGGGGGGGAATACTCAACCTCTAAGCCACCAAGTAAAATTTCCTCACACGCCTaccatcgccggcgccgcccaaTCCACACTGCCGCCGCACGTATGCCCACTCCGCCTCCTGCGCGCCGGCGACAATGGCTGGATTAGGCCACTGCCACTCCGCATCACCCATCCGCAACGCTCGGCCAGCGGATGCACGCcgccgctccgcctcctcctcccacaCCGGCGTCGCACACACCTTCCTCGACCTCCcgttgctgctgttgttgccgAAATACATCGGCGTATGATAATGCAAGTGCGGGGCGTGGGTCGCTGAATTTACGACCCCAACAACGGCAAGACCTACTGGCTGGGCTCCTTCCACTTGGCGGAGCAGGCGGCGCGTGCATACGACATCAAGTCGGTGCACCTGTACGGCGCCGCTGTCTGCCATAACTTTCCCTTCGGCTGCTTGCTGCCATTGGAGCTGGTGGACCCTCGGGTGGCCACCCCATGTGAGAGAAGGGAGGACTGGGAGGCCCGCAAGTGTCTCAAGGCGAAGCGTGCCAGCGAGCTGTACATGGTGGAGGTCCGCCAAAGCTACCTGGGGCACCTCAAGGCGGATTGCAGACTGTACTGGAGTACGCGGCGAGGAAGACCAATGTCATCGACCGCTCGAATGAGGAAGGAGGCGACGACCCTGACCCAATGATCGCCGGTTTGAGCAGAAGGGAGTGGAAGGAGCTTTTGGAAGAGTCGGACTAGGTTATAGTTCGAATTTCTAGCATAAATTTGAGATGTCATTCAAGTAACTTATGTATTAGTTTGAACTAATTTAGTCCGATTTTGTGTTCATGTGTCTTTCATTTTGTTCATGTGTCTTTCATTTTTTTTAATACGTTAAGTTTTGAGGTTCGGTTAGAAATGACATTTCTTTAGAGCACTTGTTTCTCTAAAGTTTACTCGGCCGTTTACTCCTCTAATATTTAGGAGATCGGGTAGTGTTGCTCTAACATCGCATGCTAGCAAAAAGTACACCTATTAGCAATAAACTTCATCACGGCCGGTAGCGTTATTTATAGCATCTTCAATAGCAGCCCTATTTTTGGACATGAAAACAGGGTGTTGTAAAATTGTTTAGGCACGTCCAAACGTCGTCTCCAACAACAGCCCGATAACAGGGAACGAAATAGGGCACACCTACTCCAATAGCTTCCCTAAAATAGGGCAGTCGCACGACAACTGCACCACAATTTGCATTCATATTTAACATACGTATTTTTGTACCACAACTATGCAATATCACTACACAACTATGCAAGGCCCGTGCGATGGGCTATTAGCTCAATGGTAGAGCGCTTAAATGAAGCAACAATATATAAAATTCAACTTCAtattccactagtagaaaagggggcaatggcccaggccagttcagcccattagtcccggttcaatccagaaccgggaccaatggagctatttgccccagttcgtgagcccaggggccggccgggccacgtgg
This genomic window contains:
- the LOC123163038 gene encoding uncharacterized protein; the encoded protein is MESRSGRRRLRSSSPTEDRISTLPDDLLLLILARLRSIAAAVRTSVLSRRWSGSGGLWTRLHEIVFRDITFPSLEAALGRVVDPPAVSLLEIRVPDVHRPGTETNVGGLGFNSLLRAAAQLAPEEFVFRFPWDLTDRSLVVDMPCFPRTTSIVLVNFFLFLRVPDGVDFLALETLSLSGRLPDLDPWLSCCPRLHALRLRRVFSEGELRVISASLHELSIFRLYQRMHGINIVAPMLKQLTMSFFSSGASISVLAPMVEKVSWDCRYSKPSIVFGLWRLEQVTLQMGETQGHVPTLQICAHATSSILGTEEHTFAEEIEKHMIAGFSVLELHLTTNGHAFGALVFHLLKMVRICGSIRRLKVVLERSTVKEECPFDCFCEPWNWRSKTISLSALEEVEINGFQGYGQEIDFLKLISQCAPMLKKTTMMLSEETSPSNDESAKI